The region CGACCGCGCGCGGCGACGAGCGGCCGACCGCCGAGACGCCACCGACCCGGACCGACGTGCCGAACCCGCCCGTCCAGTGATGTCGCCCTCGACCGGCTGAACCGACCCGGTACGCCTGGTACCGACGGGCTACGGTGGCCGGGTGACCATGACCGCACCCGAGGTGGTCCGGACCGATCGACTCGGCCCGGCGGAGATCAGCGACATCCTGGACCTGGTCCGGGCCGCGGATCGGGCCGACGGCGCGCACCCGATCTCCGAGCAGGTGACGCTCCGGCTCCGGCCCGACGGCGCCGCCGGGGTCGAGCACCTGGTCGTACGCGACCAGGACGGCACACCGGTCGGCTACGCGCAGCTCGACCGCACCGGTGACCCGGCCGTGGCCGAGGCGGAGTTGGTCGTACATCCGGCGCACCGGCGGGCCAGACTGGGCCGGGCCCTGGTCGCCGCGCTGACCACCGCGAGCGTCGGCACCGAGCTGCGGCTGTGGGCCCACGGCGACCACCCGTCGGCCGCCGCGCTCGCTCTCGACCTGGGCTTCGGCCGTGACCGCGAGCTGTGGCAGATGCGCCGGCCGCTCGGCGACGACCTCGCCGAACCGGTGCTGCCGGCCGGTGTGGTCCTGCGGGCGTTCCGTCCGGGCGCCGACGACGAGGCGTGGCTCGGGGTGAACCGGCGGGCCTTCGCCGACCACCCGGAACAGGGCCGGTGGACCGCCACCGACCTCGCCGTACGGATGGCGGAGCCGTGGTTCGACCCGGCCGGCTTCCTACTCGCGGTGCAGGAGTCGACCGGCCGCCTGCTCGGCTTCCACTGGACCAAGGTGCACGGCGATTCGAACCGGGCCGAACCCGGTGGGCCACGACAGGAACCGGTCGGCGAGGTGTACGTGATCGGGGTCGAGCCGGAAGCCCACGGCACGGGCCTGGGCAGGGCACTGACCTCGGCCGGACTGCGTTACCTCGGTGACCGTGGGTTGACCCGGGTAATGCTCTATGTGGACGAATCAAATTCATCTGCGGTGGCGCTCTACCGGCGACTCGGCTTTTCCCGTTGGACGACGCACGTGCAGTACCGACGCGCCGCATAACGGACGTAGCGAACACCAGCCCCTCAGTTCACGGAACGGACAACTCGCCCTCAGCTGCGGTCCATCTGACCGGCCGCACCTGTTCACCCTTCGTTCACTCGTGCCCGGCGAACCGGCTACCTGGCACTTCTAACTTGCCTAGTAGCCAGCGGAATAGCCGGCTCCCGGGGCACAGTTCCCGGCGCTCCGTCCATGTGAAGGGAAACCCCTCAGGTGAAGCTCCAGCGGCACGGCATTCTTGCCTGCCTCGCTCTGACTGCGGCACTTGCACTCAGTGCGTGCGGCTCGGACAACAACGAGCCCGCCGGGCCCTCGGCCTCCGGGTCCGCCGCCGCAGCCGACTGCGCCACCGGCACCATCAACGCCGCGGGTTCGTCCGCGCAGAAGAACGCCGTTGCCGAATGGGTCAAGACCTACCAGCAGCAGTGCACCGGCGTGACCATCAACTACGACCCCTCGGGTTCCGGCGCGGGCATCCAGTCCTTCATCGCCGGCACCGCTGACTTCGCCGGCTCGGACTCGGCGCTCAAGGACACCGAGCAGCCGCAGGCCGACGCCAAGTGCCCGTCCGGCAAGGCGATCCACCTGCCGATGGTCATCGGCCCGGTCGCGATCACCTACAACCTGACCGGTGTTGACGGCCTTCAGCTCAAGCCGGCCACCCTGGCGAAGATCTTCGCTGGCAAGATCACCAAGTGGGACGACGCCGCGATCAAGGCCGACAACCCCAGCGCGACCCTGCCGGCGACCGCCATCCAGGCCGTACACCGCTCGGACGAGTCGGGCACGACCGACAACTTCACCGCGTTCCTGAGCAAGGCCGCCGAGACCGACTGGACCTTCGGCAAGGCCAAGGCGTGGAAGGCACCGGGCGGCACCGGCGCCAAGGGCTCCGACGGCGTCGCCGCCCTGGTCAAGCAGACCGCCGGCACCATCGGCTACGTCGAGCTCTCGTTCGCCGAGAACTCCTCCCTCAGCACCGCCAAGGTCGCCAACGGTTCCGGCGAGTTCGTCGCGCTGACCGCCGAGTCGGCCGCCAAGACCATCGCCAGCGCCGAGGTCACCGGCCAGGGCGACGACCTGAAGATGTCGATCGACTACAACACCAAGGAGGCCGGGGCGTACCCGATCGTCCTGGTGACCTACGAGATCGTCTGCAACAAGGGCCTCGCCGCCGACAAGCTGGCGCTGGTCAAGGGCTTCCTCGGCCACGCGGCCAGCAGCGAGGGTCAGGCCGACCTGGCCGACCTGGGCTACGCCCCGCTGCCGGAGACGGTCCGCACCAAGGTCGAGGCCGCAGTCAAGACCATCGCCTGACCCCGGTAATCCAGCCCCCGGACACCACACGGAGCGAGCGAGCAGATGGGTGAAACCCCTCCCCGCTCGGCCGACGCCGGCACCGGCGGATCGGGCGTGACGACGAGTCACGACCGACCCGCCGGTGCTTCGGCACAAACGGCCGAGAATTCAGCGATACCGTCCCACCGTGCTCCCGACGGGGGCGGACTGGGCGGCGGTGGCGCACTGCCCCGACGCCGGGCATTCGGTGCCGAGCAGCTATTCCGCGTGCTGACCCTGGCCGCGGGCACGATGGTCCTGGTGATCATCGTGGCGATCGCGATCTTCCTGGTCAGCAAGGCGGTGCCGGCCCTACAGGCCAACCACGAGAACTTCTTCACCTACCGGAACTGGGCGCCGAACGAGGGCGAACCCCGCTTCGGTATCGCCGCGCTGGCCTTCGGCACCGTGCTCAGCGCGGTCATCGCACTGCTACTCGCGGTGCCGGTGGCGCTCGGTATCGCGCTCTACCTCTCGCACTACGCTCACCGGCGGATCGCCACCACGCTCGGCTTCCTGATCGACCTGCTCGCTGCCGTACCCAGTGTCGTCTTCGGGCTCTGGGGTCGCGACGTGTTCAGCGGACCGGTCACCGAACTCTCCGTGTGGCTCAACAAATACTTCAGCTGGATCCCGCTCTTCGGCGGGGAGGGACCGTTCGGCCGGGCCATCCTGCTCGGCGCCCTGGTCCTGGCGATCATGGTGCTGCCGATCGTCACCTCGCTCTCCCGCGAGGTCTTCATGCAGACCCCGACCGCCAACGAGGAGGCCGCCCTCGCCCTGGGCGCCACCAAATGGGAGATGATCCGCACCTCGGTGCTGCCGTACGGGCGGCCGGGTGTGGTCGCCGCGGTCATGCTCGGGCTGGGTCGCGCACTCGGCGAGACGATCGCCCTGGCGATGACCCTCGGCGCCACCTTCGCCATCTCGTTCAACCTCATCGAATCCGGCGGCAACTCGATCGCGGCCAACATCGCCAACGGCTTCAGTGAGTCCAACGACATCGGCCGCGGCGCCCTGATCGCCTCCGGTCTGGTGCTGTTCACGATCACCCTCGTGGTCAACATGACCGCCCGAGCGATCCTCAACCGCCGCCGCGAATTCACCGAGGGGGCAGCGTGAGCGCATCGACACTGGTAAGCCCCAGCGGTACCGGGGTGGACCTGCGGGGCCGTCGGCTCCCGAAGTGGGCACCGATCGGCATCGCCGTACTCGCGCTGGTCCTCGCGGCCGTCGTGGTCTACGGCACCGGTATCGGCGGCTGGGTGCTGGCGGTCGTCCTCGGCGCCGTCTTCTACCTGCTCGGCCTCTACCTGGTGGCCCGGAACGTCGAGGGCCAGCGGGCGGCCAACAACCGGACCTGGAGTGCACTGATCCACTCCGCGTTCGTGCTCGCCGTACTCCCGCTCACCTCGGTGGTCTGGACGCTGGTCTCCAAGGGAGTCGCGCGGCTGGACGGCGACTTCTTCGGCAGCTCGATGAACAACATCGGCGCCCGGGACGCGAACGGTGGCGCCTATCACGCGATCATCGGCACGCTGGAGCAGGTCGGCATCGCCACGCTGATCACGGTCCCGCTCGGTGTCGCCGGCGCGATCTACATCGTCGAGTACGGCCGGGGCCGGTTCGCCAACACGATCCGCTTCTTCGTGGACGTGATGACCGGCATCCCGTCCATCGTCGCCGGCCTGTTCGTCCTCTCGTTCTGGGTGCTCATCGTCTCCCCCTGGTTCAGCGCGGACGGCCGACCGGGCTACTCCGGTTTCGCCGCCGCACTGGCGCTGAGCGTGCTGATGCTGCCGACCATCGTCCGGTCGACCGAGGAGATGCTGCGGCTGGTGCCGGCACCCCTGCGGGAGGGCTCGTACGCGCTCGGCATCCCGAAGTGGAAGACGATCATGAAGATCGTGCTGCCGACCGCACTGCCCGGCATCGTCACCGGCGTGATGCTCGCCATCGCCCGCGCCGCCGGCGAAACCGCACCGGTGCTACTGGTCGCGGGTGGCACCGCGGCGATCAACTTCAACCCGTTCGAGAACAACCAGTCGTCGCTGTCCCTGTTCGTCTACGGCCAGGCGACCGAGGCGGGACGGTACTCCCCCGACCGGGCCTGGACCGCCGCGCTGACCCTGGTGGCCCTCGTTCTCGTCCTCACCATCGCGGCGAAGCTGCTCGCTCGCCGCAGCCAGATCTCCCGTTGAACCCCGGAGGAGCAATCACCATGGCAAAGCGCGTCGAGGCGGAGGGCGTCACCGCGTACTACGGGTCGTTCAAGGCGATCGAGAACATCAACCTGACCGTCGAGCCGAAGACCGTGACCGCCCTGATCGGGCCGTCCGGCTGCGGCAAGTCGACCTTCCTGCGCTCGATCAACCGCATGCACGAGGTGCTGCCGGGCGCCCGGGTCGACGGCAAGCTCACCATCGACGGCCAGAACATCTACGACAACGACGTCGACGTGACCGCCGTACGGCGGCTGATCGGCATGGTCTTCCAGCGCCCGAACCCGTTCCCCACCATGTCGATCTTCGACAACGTGGTGGCCGGACTGAAGCTCAACGGCGTACGGCGCAAGTCGGTGCTGGAGGACGCGGCCGAGAAGGCCCTCCGCTCGGCGAACCTCTGGGACGAGGTCAAGGACCGGCTCGGCAAGCCCGGTGCCGGCCTGTCCGGCGGTCAGCAGCAGCGGCTCTGCATCGCCCGGACGATCGCGGTCGAGCCGCAGGTCGTGCTGATGGACGAGCCCTGCTCGGCGCTCGACCCGATCTCCACGCTGGCGATCGAAGATCTGATGTTCAAGCTGAAGGACCGCTACACGATCATCATCGTGACGCACAACATGCAGCAGGCGGCCCGGGTCTCGGACCGTACGGCGTTCTTCTCGATCGAGCGCACCGGCGACCCCGGCCGCCTGATCGAATACGACTACACGCAGAAGATCTTCAGCAACCCGAGCGTGAAGAAGACCGAGGATTACATCACCGGCCGCTTCGGCTGACCGGCGGCACGAGGCGTACCGGTCCCCCGGCGACCCATTGGGTTCGCCGGGGGACCATTTTCCGTCTCTACGGCCCCCAACCGATGAGGCTCAGGCGAGCAGGAACCGGCCGGTACCGTCCGGGGCCAGGTCCAACCGGGGCATCACCGGGGTCGCGGCATCCCGCTCCGCCGAGGCGGCCGGCAGCCCTGCCCGCCCGCCACAGGCGGCGATCTCGGCCAGCGTGACCCTGGTCGGCGGCAGCATCGCGATCTCGCCCGCGTCGGCCCGCGCCAGCGCCTCGGCCGGCCGGATCCACATCGTGTGGTCGGCCTCCCCGGAGACGTCGCGGGTCCGCTGCCCCGCCGGCAGCAGGGCAACGAAGAAGTACGTGTCGAAGCGGCGCGGTTCGAACTCCGGCGTGACCCACCTGGACCAGGGCAGTAGCAGGTCGGCCCGGAGGGTGAGCCGCTGTTCACGGAGCAACTCGGCGAAACCGGCCCGCCGCTCGACCAGCGCCTGCCGGGCCGACTCCCAGTCGGCACCGCTCACGTCACCGACGATGGTGCCCGGTCCGGGTCCGGCGAGCAGCACCCCGGCCTCCTCGAACACCTCCCGCGCGGCGGCACAGAGCACCGCCTGGGCGGCGTCGGGTGCCAGCCCCAGCCGGTCACCCCAGTCCGCCGCGGAGGGACCGGACCAGTCGAGTGCCGCCTTCGAGTCGGACGGGTCGACGCCGCCGCCGGGAAAGGCGTACATGCCGCCGAACGTCATCGAGGCGAGCCGGCGGATGACGTACACCTCGAAGTTGTTGTCACTGTCAGCGGCCGGGACCGGGCGGACCAGCAGGACCGTCGCGGCCATCCTGGGCGGTGCCGGCGGCCCGCCCGCGGCGTAGAACCGGCGGGCGTGCTCGACCAGCGACTCCGGGGCGGCGAACATCGGCGGGGTGGCCGCCGGTCGAGTCGGCGGCCCACCGCTGTCGATAGTCATGTGGCCGAGCCTAGTGGGAGATCTTGACCGGTGGACGGGGCGCACACCGACGGGCCAACGCCGGCCGGTGCCGGGGCCGTCGAGAATTGTTCAGCTCGGCGGGCTTCGTCGAGATCGACGCGATCAGCCGCTCGACCAGCGCCACACCGTGCTCGGGGCCGCCCGTCTCGGAGGTGCCGGTTCGATCGGCTGTACGCGCCACGCTCACGGATCCTCTCGATCTTCGACATCGAACCCGTGCAGGGTAACGAGATCAGCGATGGACCCAGCGGCGATAGGCATCCGGGTCGACGTTGCTGCCGCAGATGACGGTGATGACGTGACGGCCGACGAACCGATCGCGGTCTTCCAGGACGGCGGCGACGCCGAGGGCGGCTGATGGCTCGACAACCAGGCCCGCGTGCTCCAGGAGCATCTGCATACCCGCGATGATCGACGTCTCCCGGACCAGGACGGCGTCGTCGGCCACCGTGAGGAGGTCGTCCAGGACCGCTGGGATGGGGTACCGGCCGGCGACGCCGTCGGCGATGGTGTCGGTCGATTCGGTGGTGACGACGCGGCGGTCGTGCCAGGAGCGAGTCATCGCCGGCGCACCCGTGGGCTGTACGCAGATCACCTCGACTCCGGGCACCAGGGTCTTCAGGACGTAGCCCACGCCGGTAGCCATCGCACCGCCGCCCAGGGCGATCAGAACAGCGTCGAACGCGGATTCTCCGCCCGCCAGTTCAAGGCCGATCGTCGCGGCTCCCTCGCACGTCTCGACGTCCAGACTGTCCTCGACCAGCCGTATGCCCCGCCATCGCGCGATACTCGCGGCCCGCTCGCGGGCCATTTCGAAGTCGCCGTCCACCAATTCCAACTCCGCGCCCAGCGCGCGGATCCGATCGAGCTTGGCAACGGGTGCCCGCCGCGACGCCACTACCGTCACGTCGATGCCACGGCGGCGGCCCGACCAACCGAGCGCCTGGCCGAGGTTGCCGGCGCTGGCGCACACCACGGCGTTCCGGCCCTGCTCGGTCAGCAGGCTCGCCACGAGTTCGGTACCCCGGGCCTTGAAGCTGCGGACCGGGTTCGCCGTTTCCAGTTTGATGCTCACGGTGCAGCCAAGCTGGCTTCCCAGTGCATCGCACCGG is a window of Micromonospora sp. NBC_01699 DNA encoding:
- the mshD gene encoding mycothiol synthase; translated protein: MTAPEVVRTDRLGPAEISDILDLVRAADRADGAHPISEQVTLRLRPDGAAGVEHLVVRDQDGTPVGYAQLDRTGDPAVAEAELVVHPAHRRARLGRALVAALTTASVGTELRLWAHGDHPSAAALALDLGFGRDRELWQMRRPLGDDLAEPVLPAGVVLRAFRPGADDEAWLGVNRRAFADHPEQGRWTATDLAVRMAEPWFDPAGFLLAVQESTGRLLGFHWTKVHGDSNRAEPGGPRQEPVGEVYVIGVEPEAHGTGLGRALTSAGLRYLGDRGLTRVMLYVDESNSSAVALYRRLGFSRWTTHVQYRRAA
- the pstS gene encoding phosphate ABC transporter substrate-binding protein PstS; this encodes MKLQRHGILACLALTAALALSACGSDNNEPAGPSASGSAAAADCATGTINAAGSSAQKNAVAEWVKTYQQQCTGVTINYDPSGSGAGIQSFIAGTADFAGSDSALKDTEQPQADAKCPSGKAIHLPMVIGPVAITYNLTGVDGLQLKPATLAKIFAGKITKWDDAAIKADNPSATLPATAIQAVHRSDESGTTDNFTAFLSKAAETDWTFGKAKAWKAPGGTGAKGSDGVAALVKQTAGTIGYVELSFAENSSLSTAKVANGSGEFVALTAESAAKTIASAEVTGQGDDLKMSIDYNTKEAGAYPIVLVTYEIVCNKGLAADKLALVKGFLGHAASSEGQADLADLGYAPLPETVRTKVEAAVKTIA
- the pstC gene encoding phosphate ABC transporter permease subunit PstC codes for the protein MGETPPRSADAGTGGSGVTTSHDRPAGASAQTAENSAIPSHRAPDGGGLGGGGALPRRRAFGAEQLFRVLTLAAGTMVLVIIVAIAIFLVSKAVPALQANHENFFTYRNWAPNEGEPRFGIAALAFGTVLSAVIALLLAVPVALGIALYLSHYAHRRIATTLGFLIDLLAAVPSVVFGLWGRDVFSGPVTELSVWLNKYFSWIPLFGGEGPFGRAILLGALVLAIMVLPIVTSLSREVFMQTPTANEEAALALGATKWEMIRTSVLPYGRPGVVAAVMLGLGRALGETIALAMTLGATFAISFNLIESGGNSIAANIANGFSESNDIGRGALIASGLVLFTITLVVNMTARAILNRRREFTEGAA
- the pstA gene encoding phosphate ABC transporter permease PstA, yielding MDLRGRRLPKWAPIGIAVLALVLAAVVVYGTGIGGWVLAVVLGAVFYLLGLYLVARNVEGQRAANNRTWSALIHSAFVLAVLPLTSVVWTLVSKGVARLDGDFFGSSMNNIGARDANGGAYHAIIGTLEQVGIATLITVPLGVAGAIYIVEYGRGRFANTIRFFVDVMTGIPSIVAGLFVLSFWVLIVSPWFSADGRPGYSGFAAALALSVLMLPTIVRSTEEMLRLVPAPLREGSYALGIPKWKTIMKIVLPTALPGIVTGVMLAIARAAGETAPVLLVAGGTAAINFNPFENNQSSLSLFVYGQATEAGRYSPDRAWTAALTLVALVLVLTIAAKLLARRSQISR
- the pstB gene encoding phosphate ABC transporter ATP-binding protein PstB; the encoded protein is MAKRVEAEGVTAYYGSFKAIENINLTVEPKTVTALIGPSGCGKSTFLRSINRMHEVLPGARVDGKLTIDGQNIYDNDVDVTAVRRLIGMVFQRPNPFPTMSIFDNVVAGLKLNGVRRKSVLEDAAEKALRSANLWDEVKDRLGKPGAGLSGGQQQRLCIARTIAVEPQVVLMDEPCSALDPISTLAIEDLMFKLKDRYTIIIVTHNMQQAARVSDRTAFFSIERTGDPGRLIEYDYTQKIFSNPSVKKTEDYITGRFG
- a CDS encoding NUDIX hydrolase, giving the protein MTIDSGGPPTRPAATPPMFAAPESLVEHARRFYAAGGPPAPPRMAATVLLVRPVPAADSDNNFEVYVIRRLASMTFGGMYAFPGGGVDPSDSKAALDWSGPSAADWGDRLGLAPDAAQAVLCAAAREVFEEAGVLLAGPGPGTIVGDVSGADWESARQALVERRAGFAELLREQRLTLRADLLLPWSRWVTPEFEPRRFDTYFFVALLPAGQRTRDVSGEADHTMWIRPAEALARADAGEIAMLPPTRVTLAEIAACGGRAGLPAASAERDAATPVMPRLDLAPDGTGRFLLA
- a CDS encoding threonine ammonia-lyase, producing MIKTRLDLDRIRAARGVIDPIFLDTPMYRCDALGSQLGCTVSIKLETANPVRSFKARGTELVASLLTEQGRNAVVCASAGNLGQALGWSGRRRGIDVTVVASRRAPVAKLDRIRALGAELELVDGDFEMARERAASIARWRGIRLVEDSLDVETCEGAATIGLELAGGESAFDAVLIALGGGAMATGVGYVLKTLVPGVEVICVQPTGAPAMTRSWHDRRVVTTESTDTIADGVAGRYPIPAVLDDLLTVADDAVLVRETSIIAGMQMLLEHAGLVVEPSAALGVAAVLEDRDRFVGRHVITVICGSNVDPDAYRRWVHR